The Streptomyces cynarae genome contains a region encoding:
- a CDS encoding response regulator, whose amino-acid sequence MIRVLLVDDQPLIRSGFRALLDLEDDIEVVAEAADGSEGLELAKEHLPDVALVDIQMPVIDGIDVTRRIAADPALAGVHVVILTNYGLDEYVFDALRAGAAGFLVKDVVPEDFLHAVRVAARGDALLAPSITRKLIKQYVAQPLPTGTGTGLEELTRREREAVVLVAQGLSNDEIADRLVISPLTAKTHINRAMAKLHARDRAQLVVLAYESGLVAPRNA is encoded by the coding sequence ATGATCCGTGTCCTGCTGGTCGACGACCAGCCCCTCATTCGCAGCGGATTCCGCGCGCTCCTCGATCTCGAAGACGACATCGAGGTGGTGGCCGAGGCTGCCGACGGCAGCGAGGGCCTGGAGCTCGCCAAAGAGCACCTGCCCGACGTCGCGCTCGTCGACATTCAGATGCCGGTCATCGACGGCATCGACGTGACCCGGCGCATCGCCGCAGACCCGGCCCTGGCCGGGGTACACGTCGTCATCCTCACCAACTACGGCTTGGACGAATACGTCTTCGACGCGCTGCGCGCCGGCGCCGCCGGATTCCTGGTGAAGGACGTCGTGCCGGAAGATTTTCTGCACGCCGTACGCGTCGCCGCGCGCGGCGACGCCCTGCTCGCGCCGTCGATCACCCGCAAGCTCATCAAGCAGTACGTCGCTCAGCCGCTCCCCACCGGCACCGGCACGGGGCTGGAAGAGCTGACCCGCCGCGAACGCGAGGCCGTCGTGCTGGTCGCGCAAGGCCTGTCCAACGACGAGATCGCGGACCGTCTGGTGATCAGCCCCCTGACCGCGAAGACCCACATCAACCGGGCCATGGCCAAGCTCCATGCCCGTGACCGTGCCCAACTCGTGGTCCTCGCCTACGAATCCGGCCTGGTAGCGCCTCGCAACGCTTGA
- a CDS encoding ABC transporter substrate-binding protein: MTRRQVRVATGAATALLLSMVAACAGSGGSAPSSGGQVGGDLRVLSNWTGSEGDAFKQVIKGFEAKYPSVKVQIETVPFEQGQALLTQQFAQGSPPDVSVALPGLVRAFSQQGLLVNLDSSWDKWVAAGEYTPSVRDMAQGSDGHTDAVLFKGNVNALIWYNPQQMAKLGLSVPHTWAQFTSVLNAAKAKGVTPFAVGGKDQWPLTQWTDSILLRVAGASTFNDLARGKIGWDDPRIVKSFQVFAGMIRSYFPATSLSSSFTDATCGRVAGKYLFENQGAFINLVDRQECGTNLVPGKDLSFFQMPAYGSAPAPQFVSGDLFMGAKASKNPAATRALLDYLGSPQAQEIWAKIGGYVAPNAKVPAKAYPNVNDRNAAALWPKNPSQQAGYDLDDWIGGETQVKYQQALAQFVRDTDVNAFISKMKQIDTRSHQ; encoded by the coding sequence ATGACCCGCAGGCAAGTACGAGTCGCGACGGGGGCGGCGACGGCGCTGCTCCTGAGCATGGTCGCGGCATGCGCCGGATCGGGTGGCAGTGCGCCGAGCAGCGGCGGCCAGGTCGGGGGCGATCTGCGGGTCCTGAGCAACTGGACCGGTAGTGAAGGTGATGCCTTCAAGCAGGTCATCAAGGGATTCGAGGCCAAGTACCCGTCGGTCAAGGTGCAGATCGAGACGGTTCCGTTCGAGCAGGGCCAGGCCCTGCTGACCCAGCAGTTCGCCCAGGGATCGCCGCCGGACGTGTCGGTGGCCCTGCCCGGACTGGTCAGGGCATTCTCCCAGCAGGGGTTGCTGGTGAATCTCGACTCGTCCTGGGACAAGTGGGTCGCCGCCGGCGAGTACACCCCGTCGGTGCGGGACATGGCCCAGGGTTCCGACGGGCACACCGACGCCGTCCTGTTCAAGGGCAACGTCAACGCTCTGATCTGGTACAACCCCCAGCAGATGGCCAAGCTCGGTCTGTCGGTGCCGCACACGTGGGCGCAGTTCACCTCGGTGCTGAATGCGGCCAAGGCCAAGGGTGTCACGCCGTTCGCGGTGGGTGGCAAGGATCAGTGGCCGCTCACACAGTGGACGGACTCGATCCTGCTGCGGGTTGCGGGCGCGAGCACGTTCAATGACCTGGCCCGCGGCAAGATCGGCTGGGACGATCCGCGGATCGTCAAGTCCTTCCAGGTCTTCGCGGGCATGATCCGCTCGTATTTCCCGGCGACATCGTTGTCGAGCAGTTTCACGGACGCCACCTGCGGGCGGGTCGCGGGCAAGTACCTCTTCGAGAACCAGGGCGCCTTCATCAACTTGGTCGACCGCCAGGAGTGCGGCACGAACCTGGTGCCGGGCAAGGATCTGTCCTTCTTCCAGATGCCCGCCTACGGCAGCGCCCCCGCGCCGCAGTTCGTGAGCGGTGACCTGTTCATGGGCGCGAAGGCTTCCAAGAACCCGGCGGCCACGCGTGCACTGCTGGACTACCTCGGTTCGCCTCAGGCCCAGGAGATCTGGGCGAAGATCGGCGGGTACGTCGCGCCGAACGCCAAGGTCCCCGCCAAGGCATACCCGAACGTCAACGACCGCAACGCGGCCGCTCTGTGGCCCAAGAACCCGTCCCAGCAGGCAGGGTACGACCTCGACGACTGGATCGGCGGGGAGACCCAGGTCAAGTACCAGCAGGCGCTCGCGCAGTTCGTCCGCGACACCGACGTCAACGCCTTCATCTCGAAGATGAAGCAGATCGACACCCGCTCCCACCAGTGA
- a CDS encoding trypco2 family protein — protein sequence MDIPLVKAVAAVRDELIEAAGAGSNHPDLVFAVGPVEMEFEVEIRADAKTKAGFRLWAVGAEAEAGVSRSRTHRVSFTLTPRKATGGDLLVSGADRPTGPGNTADRIPD from the coding sequence GTGGACATTCCCTTGGTGAAGGCGGTCGCTGCGGTACGCGACGAACTGATCGAGGCGGCGGGGGCGGGCAGCAACCACCCCGACCTGGTTTTCGCGGTCGGGCCCGTGGAGATGGAGTTCGAGGTGGAGATCCGGGCGGACGCGAAGACGAAGGCGGGCTTCCGACTCTGGGCGGTCGGCGCGGAAGCCGAGGCGGGTGTCTCCCGCAGCCGCACCCACCGCGTGTCGTTCACGCTCACCCCGCGCAAGGCCACCGGCGGTGACCTGCTCGTCAGCGGCGCCGACCGACCCACCGGGCCCGGGAATACAGCAGACCGCATCCCGGACTGA
- a CDS encoding NADP-dependent oxidoreductase encodes MRAVVVEQWGGPEMLVEREVARPEPGLNEVLVRVHAAGVNPVDFKTRASGALIEWGEVPAVGWDVSGTVEAVGPGVGMFRPGDEVYGMPMFPRQAGAYAEYVVAPARHLAPKPVNLTHVQAAALPLAALTAWQALVDTAGVRAGERVLVHAAAGGVGHLAVQIAKARGAYVIGTASAGKHDLLRELGADEVIDYRTVRFEDVVGDVDVVLDGLGGQSAERSLKVLRAGGRLVTLPGPDDVPADVPDHVRAVWMLVEPDHLGLREIAALAEQGALKPVVETVVPLAQAAKAHEIGEQGHTTGKIVLSVA; translated from the coding sequence ATGCGTGCGGTGGTCGTGGAGCAGTGGGGCGGACCGGAAATGCTCGTCGAGCGTGAGGTCGCCCGGCCCGAGCCCGGACTGAACGAGGTCCTGGTACGGGTCCACGCGGCCGGAGTCAACCCGGTGGACTTCAAGACCCGGGCCAGTGGGGCCCTGATCGAGTGGGGCGAGGTCCCGGCGGTCGGCTGGGACGTCTCCGGCACCGTCGAGGCCGTCGGACCGGGCGTGGGAATGTTCCGCCCCGGAGACGAGGTGTACGGCATGCCGATGTTCCCGCGGCAGGCCGGCGCCTACGCCGAGTACGTCGTCGCCCCGGCCCGCCACCTCGCGCCCAAGCCGGTGAACCTCACCCACGTGCAGGCGGCGGCGCTGCCGCTGGCAGCGCTGACCGCATGGCAGGCACTGGTGGACACCGCCGGCGTGCGCGCCGGTGAGCGGGTGCTGGTGCACGCGGCGGCCGGCGGGGTCGGTCACCTGGCCGTGCAGATCGCAAAGGCCCGTGGCGCGTACGTCATCGGCACGGCCAGCGCCGGCAAGCACGACCTGCTGCGGGAGCTGGGTGCGGACGAGGTGATCGACTATCGCACGGTCCGGTTCGAGGACGTCGTCGGGGACGTGGATGTGGTGCTGGACGGGCTCGGCGGCCAAAGCGCCGAGCGCTCTTTGAAGGTGCTGCGGGCGGGCGGCCGGTTGGTCACCCTGCCCGGCCCGGACGACGTCCCTGCAGACGTCCCCGACCACGTACGGGCGGTGTGGATGCTGGTCGAACCCGACCATCTGGGCCTGCGCGAGATCGCCGCCCTGGCGGAGCAGGGGGCACTCAAGCCCGTCGTGGAGACCGTCGTACCGCTGGCCCAGGCCGCGAAGGCGCACGAGATCGGTGAGCAGGGCCACACCACCGGCAAGATCGTTCTGAGCGTGGCCTGA
- a CDS encoding ATP-dependent DNA ligase produces MNVTLVQPDLVVEVDVDAARDSVGGWRHPARWQRTRPDLSPGDIARFGS; encoded by the coding sequence TTGAATGTCACCCTGGTCCAGCCCGACCTGGTCGTGGAGGTCGACGTCGACGCCGCCCGAGACAGCGTCGGCGGGTGGCGCCATCCCGCACGCTGGCAGCGCACCCGCCCCGACCTCTCCCCCGGCGACATCGCACGCTTCGGCAGCTGA
- a CDS encoding DUF6223 family protein produces MSVRRLLAAAAAALLGGIGLAAPAAAHVSAQSSEVGAYTLTAARFWATAAALLALTGVVIGRLALARSVSRIGNGRTKGAITALVAGLIAVVGGAVNLAVADGGPGTGNGVVGGAAALFLGLIATFLGWLALARSRRTG; encoded by the coding sequence ATGTCTGTTCGTCGCCTGCTTGCCGCAGCCGCAGCCGCCCTGCTCGGAGGAATCGGGCTTGCCGCACCGGCGGCCGCTCACGTCTCGGCCCAGTCGTCCGAGGTCGGCGCATACACCCTGACCGCCGCCCGATTCTGGGCGACCGCGGCCGCGCTGCTGGCGCTGACCGGCGTGGTCATCGGCCGGCTGGCTCTGGCCCGCTCAGTCAGCCGTATCGGCAACGGTCGGACCAAGGGGGCGATCACGGCCCTGGTGGCGGGGCTGATCGCCGTGGTCGGTGGCGCGGTGAATCTGGCCGTCGCCGACGGTGGTCCCGGCACCGGGAACGGAGTGGTCGGAGGCGCCGCGGCCCTGTTCTTGGGGCTGATCGCCACGTTCCTCGGGTGGCTGGCTCTGGCCCGCTCCCGCCGCACCGGCTGA
- a CDS encoding SDR family oxidoreductase — MILVTGASGNVGTALLTRLHADGVAARAAYRDPHTTAQVIESGGQAVTLDLTMPDTIGPALDGIEAVFLLGATSPAQTTHELNMLAAARALGVRVVKLSVWRADEGLTPIARLHQPAEQSLVTSGLPWTILRPNFYLQNFLRQPSIRDAGEFSLPLITAPISFVDVDDIARVAARVLTTDGHDSRVYDLTGPKALTYAEAAEEFSDVLGKPVRYVGLPDDEARVAMLSRGMPEFHVDALIGVARAYRDGGAETVTSTVADITGRAALGFADFVRRNLNFFD, encoded by the coding sequence ATGATTCTGGTAACTGGTGCGAGCGGCAACGTCGGAACGGCTCTCCTCACTCGTCTTCATGCCGACGGCGTGGCCGCGCGGGCGGCCTACCGTGATCCGCACACCACTGCTCAGGTGATCGAGTCGGGCGGCCAAGCGGTGACGCTCGATCTGACCATGCCGGACACGATCGGTCCTGCACTCGACGGCATCGAGGCCGTATTCCTTCTCGGCGCGACGAGCCCTGCCCAAACGACACACGAACTCAACATGCTGGCAGCCGCCCGTGCGCTGGGTGTTCGGGTGGTCAAGCTGTCGGTCTGGCGGGCCGACGAAGGACTCACACCGATCGCCCGACTGCACCAGCCTGCCGAACAGTCGCTGGTTACGTCCGGTTTGCCTTGGACGATTCTGCGACCCAACTTCTACCTGCAGAACTTCCTGCGCCAGCCGTCCATCCGTGACGCTGGGGAGTTCAGCCTCCCCTTGATCACCGCCCCTATAAGCTTCGTCGATGTCGACGACATCGCCCGTGTTGCAGCGCGGGTTCTCACCACTGATGGCCACGACAGCCGCGTCTATGACCTCACCGGACCGAAGGCGCTGACCTACGCCGAAGCCGCCGAGGAGTTTTCCGACGTCCTCGGCAAGCCGGTGCGCTATGTGGGCCTGCCGGACGACGAAGCACGCGTTGCAATGCTGAGTCGCGGGATGCCAGAGTTCCACGTCGATGCCCTGATAGGAGTTGCCCGCGCATACCGGGACGGCGGTGCCGAAACCGTCACTTCAACGGTCGCCGACATCACGGGCCGTGCAGCTCTCGGTTTTGCCGATTTCGTGCGCCGGAACCTCAACTTCTTCGATTGA
- a CDS encoding helix-turn-helix transcriptional regulator: protein MLELSILGFLAEAPLHGYELKERIKALSGHVRPVSDGALYPAINRLLAAGLLDQRTEDGASAAPRRVLTLTDEGRAELLARLRKPKQAEITDHVRFNTVLAFLRHLGDPAEQAAVLRRRLDFLETPSSFFYREGEPVRAEEAGDLFREGMLRVARATGTAERKWLREAIDTLSRTAP from the coding sequence GTGCTGGAGTTGTCGATCCTCGGCTTCCTCGCCGAGGCGCCGCTGCACGGTTACGAGCTGAAGGAGCGCATCAAGGCGCTGAGCGGGCACGTCCGCCCGGTCAGTGACGGCGCGCTGTACCCGGCCATCAACCGGCTCCTCGCCGCCGGGCTGCTCGACCAGCGCACGGAAGACGGCGCGAGCGCGGCCCCACGCCGGGTGCTGACCCTGACCGATGAAGGCCGCGCGGAGCTGCTGGCCCGCCTGCGCAAGCCCAAGCAGGCGGAGATCACCGACCATGTCCGGTTCAACACGGTCCTGGCCTTCCTGCGGCACCTGGGCGACCCCGCCGAGCAGGCCGCGGTGCTGCGCCGCCGCCTGGACTTCCTGGAGACTCCGTCGAGTTTCTTCTACCGGGAGGGCGAGCCGGTGCGCGCAGAGGAGGCCGGGGACCTGTTCCGGGAAGGCATGTTGCGCGTCGCCCGGGCCACCGGGACGGCGGAGCGGAAATGGCTGCGCGAGGCCATCGACACGCTCAGCCGGACTGCGCCGTGA
- a CDS encoding tetratricopeptide repeat protein: protein MHRQRVVAVEGSGERGSGYVIASGLVLTSAHVVPDAAETEVFRPDDGARCRATVAWRGTPGGRDDAALLSVTDPAWVPPEGAAPGWGRLVTDRPGTPCEFAGMPQAIQRPDRPREIWQATGALNPLTGRVDNRHVVTLREVPAPTADGTSPWGGLSGAAVFSGGLLTGVIAADLAGFGHTALGVVPAYVLHHDPAFRATLAEHGAARDGGEPLEPVEWRHLADTNDTRPTAGLLASPAVLLRARRAVVPFRGREDLLRRMRAWCDEPGFGVWLVHGPAGQGKTRLAHQLATGLERNAPRWATLWLRADAPAGDLAVLASAAVPTLVVVDYAETRPGQLSALLRALARNDGAVRIKLVLLARTAEDWWDDLRGDTFDAEDLLAEAPVTTLKPLEPEAGDREAAYREAADGFAAELRHVRRWQDHPWSALAASLSVPTLGAPGLASALTLHMTVLADLLDAATGTGPDDTYTADYRDTPVAHAVGTETVEDRLLGHERRYWTAAATAHHLHPQLTMNTLVDALAAAFLFGADDGDEADALLARVPNLADQPRDRRGAVRAWIRALYPPDDDRVWDGLQPDRLAERFLGRHLHRHPHLPESLLPGSGPAQATRLLTVLTRAASQPDLRDRLGPDLTALCTAHPGLLAAPAVEVVTRTENPQPLVEALRRVTDDPATPGALLEDLADRLPQNSHNLADVAAQLLLRLVKHHRDHADGPDRPAVYARALDRASYRLGALRRYEEGLDASREAVTIWRELCARRSPPALEDRAHLAESVNGLSVRLAALGKQEEALTAIREAVEIRTKLALERPDLYRDDLAKSLNNLSLRLGKLERTAEALSAVRKAVAIRRELVAIQPERHWFALSVNLTNLSTRLVAADRHEEALAASEEAVEIRRRLADSVPDAALPALAFSLNNLAVRRGKVDRREEALAAITEAVAIRRRLTVVRPTVHEPHLATCLSNLSTRLSALGNHEEAVTAVTEAVMIRRRLAADQPTVYIPLLSKALRKQAHHLAALGRHEEAEAAAAEAAALSSGMADKDE, encoded by the coding sequence ATGCACCGTCAGCGAGTGGTGGCCGTGGAGGGCTCGGGCGAGCGGGGCTCAGGGTACGTGATCGCGTCCGGACTGGTGCTGACCTCGGCACACGTCGTCCCGGACGCTGCGGAAACCGAGGTGTTCAGGCCGGACGACGGGGCAAGGTGCCGGGCCACCGTAGCCTGGCGCGGCACCCCGGGCGGCCGGGACGACGCGGCCCTGCTGTCCGTCACCGATCCGGCCTGGGTGCCCCCGGAGGGCGCCGCGCCCGGCTGGGGACGACTGGTGACCGATCGGCCGGGTACGCCCTGCGAGTTCGCAGGGATGCCGCAGGCCATCCAGCGTCCTGACCGTCCCCGCGAGATATGGCAGGCGACAGGCGCGCTCAACCCCCTGACCGGCCGGGTTGACAACCGGCACGTCGTCACCCTGCGCGAGGTCCCCGCACCGACGGCCGACGGAACGTCGCCCTGGGGCGGCCTGTCCGGGGCCGCGGTCTTCAGTGGCGGCCTGCTCACTGGGGTGATCGCCGCCGACCTCGCCGGGTTCGGACACACCGCCCTCGGCGTTGTACCCGCCTACGTCCTCCACCACGACCCGGCCTTCCGGGCGACCTTGGCCGAGCACGGCGCGGCGCGGGACGGCGGGGAACCGCTGGAGCCGGTGGAATGGCGGCATCTGGCCGACACCAACGACACCCGCCCCACGGCGGGCCTCCTGGCATCCCCCGCCGTGCTGCTGCGGGCCCGGCGCGCAGTGGTGCCGTTCCGGGGCCGGGAGGACTTGCTGAGACGGATGCGTGCCTGGTGCGACGAGCCGGGCTTCGGTGTCTGGCTGGTGCACGGTCCGGCCGGACAGGGCAAGACCCGCCTCGCCCACCAACTCGCCACCGGACTCGAACGGAATGCGCCCCGGTGGGCCACGCTGTGGCTGCGCGCCGACGCGCCCGCCGGGGACCTGGCCGTACTGGCGTCGGCCGCGGTCCCCACACTGGTGGTAGTCGACTACGCCGAGACACGCCCCGGCCAATTATCCGCTCTGTTACGAGCGTTGGCCAGGAACGACGGCGCGGTCCGCATCAAGCTGGTCCTGCTCGCCCGGACCGCCGAGGACTGGTGGGACGACCTGCGCGGCGACACCTTCGACGCCGAGGATCTGCTCGCCGAGGCCCCGGTGACCACGCTGAAGCCGCTGGAACCCGAAGCCGGCGACCGGGAGGCGGCCTACCGCGAGGCGGCAGACGGCTTCGCCGCCGAGTTACGGCATGTACGGCGCTGGCAGGATCATCCCTGGTCCGCGCTGGCCGCGAGCCTGTCCGTGCCGACGCTCGGCGCGCCCGGCCTCGCAAGCGCCCTCACCCTGCACATGACTGTCCTGGCGGACCTCCTCGACGCGGCCACCGGCACGGGCCCCGACGATACGTACACCGCCGACTACCGGGACACGCCGGTCGCCCACGCTGTCGGTACCGAGACCGTCGAGGACCGGTTGCTGGGCCACGAGCGACGCTACTGGACGGCCGCCGCGACCGCCCACCATCTCCACCCGCAACTCACCATGAACACCCTCGTCGACGCCCTGGCCGCCGCGTTCCTGTTCGGGGCCGACGACGGGGACGAGGCGGACGCGCTCCTGGCGAGGGTGCCGAACCTGGCCGACCAGCCCCGCGACCGCCGGGGCGCCGTACGCGCGTGGATCCGCGCCCTGTACCCGCCGGACGACGACCGCGTGTGGGACGGCCTCCAACCCGACCGGCTCGCCGAGCGCTTCCTCGGCCGCCACCTGCACCGCCACCCTCACCTGCCAGAAAGTCTGCTGCCCGGATCCGGCCCGGCCCAGGCTACTCGGCTGCTTACCGTCCTCACTCGGGCGGCTTCCCAGCCTGACCTCCGCGACCGGCTCGGCCCCGATCTGACCGCGTTGTGCACCGCGCACCCCGGCCTGCTCGCCGCGCCGGCCGTCGAAGTCGTCACCCGTACCGAGAACCCACAGCCGCTGGTCGAGGCCCTGCGCCGCGTTACCGACGACCCGGCCACCCCCGGCGCCCTCCTGGAAGACCTGGCCGACCGTCTGCCGCAGAACAGCCACAACCTCGCCGACGTCGCCGCCCAGCTACTGCTGCGGCTCGTAAAACACCACCGCGACCACGCCGACGGCCCCGACCGTCCAGCCGTCTACGCGCGCGCCCTGGACCGCGCCTCGTACCGGCTCGGGGCGCTACGCCGGTACGAGGAGGGACTGGACGCCAGCCGGGAGGCTGTGACCATCTGGCGCGAGCTGTGCGCACGGCGGTCGCCACCCGCGCTCGAGGACCGGGCGCACCTCGCGGAGAGCGTCAACGGCCTGAGCGTGCGCCTGGCCGCGCTGGGAAAGCAGGAGGAGGCGCTGACCGCCATCCGGGAGGCCGTGGAGATCCGCACGAAACTGGCCCTCGAACGACCCGACCTCTACCGCGACGATCTCGCCAAGAGCCTCAACAACCTCTCGCTCCGGCTGGGGAAGCTTGAACGGACAGCGGAAGCGCTGAGCGCGGTGCGCAAAGCGGTCGCGATCCGCCGCGAGTTGGTCGCCATCCAGCCGGAGCGGCACTGGTTCGCCCTCTCCGTCAACCTGACCAATCTGTCGACCCGCCTGGTGGCCGCGGACCGCCACGAGGAAGCGTTGGCCGCCTCGGAGGAGGCCGTGGAGATCCGCCGCCGGCTCGCCGACAGCGTTCCGGACGCCGCCCTCCCCGCCCTGGCCTTCAGCCTCAACAACCTGGCCGTCCGCCGGGGGAAGGTGGACCGCCGTGAAGAGGCCCTGGCAGCGATCACCGAGGCGGTGGCGATCCGGCGCCGCCTGACCGTCGTCCGGCCCACCGTCCACGAGCCCCACCTCGCCACCTGCCTGAGCAACCTCTCGACCCGGCTCTCCGCTTTGGGCAACCACGAGGAGGCTGTGACGGCCGTCACCGAGGCCGTCATGATCCGGCGCCGCCTGGCCGCCGACCAGCCCACCGTCTACATTCCCCTCCTCTCCAAGGCCTTGCGCAAGCAGGCGCACCATCTGGCCGCACTCGGGCGCCATGAAGAGGCCGAGGCGGCGGCAGCCGAGGCGGCCGCGCTCAGTAGCGGAATGGCCGACAAAGACGAGTAA
- a CDS encoding sensor histidine kinase has protein sequence MSADEAGVRGRVGDWVIAVGVATALLVTGLSEQHSATSLDLLGYALLTAGGLVLAARRRAPVAVLTVAGLCAVGYQAAGFNVPAVAYLFAVYAAVRAGHRTITVSASVTMLAALPLAALASGLHDTGEAFARARGALEIAWLIAAGAAGEALRQAERRADEAERTREETARRRADEERLRIARELHDSLTHQISVIKVQSEVAVHVARKRGEQVPEALLAIQEAGREATRELRATLQALRDDDTTPPRGLDHVPELVERASRTGLEATLTIEGQRQDVPTAVGRTVYRIVQESLTNIARHADAGTASVRIDCRTDVLAIRIDDDGKATPDTAPKPGVGLLGMRERVTALGGRLRAEPRGEGGFTIQAELPLDRTS, from the coding sequence ATGAGTGCGGATGAGGCCGGTGTCCGCGGCCGTGTCGGAGATTGGGTCATCGCCGTCGGCGTGGCGACGGCGCTGTTGGTCACCGGGCTGTCCGAGCAGCACTCCGCCACGAGCCTCGACCTGCTCGGCTACGCACTGCTGACGGCCGGCGGCCTGGTGCTGGCCGCGCGCCGCCGGGCTCCGGTTGCCGTACTGACCGTTGCCGGGCTGTGCGCGGTGGGTTACCAGGCGGCCGGTTTCAATGTGCCTGCTGTCGCCTACCTGTTCGCGGTGTACGCGGCCGTACGGGCGGGACACCGCACCATCACGGTGTCGGCGAGCGTGACCATGCTGGCCGCTCTCCCCCTCGCAGCCCTGGCCTCGGGCCTGCATGACACGGGCGAGGCGTTCGCGCGAGCCCGAGGCGCCCTCGAGATCGCCTGGCTCATCGCGGCCGGCGCCGCGGGGGAAGCGCTGCGGCAGGCCGAGCGGCGGGCCGACGAGGCCGAGCGCACCAGGGAGGAGACAGCGAGGCGCCGCGCCGACGAGGAGCGCCTGCGCATCGCCCGGGAGCTGCACGATTCCCTCACCCACCAGATCTCGGTCATCAAGGTGCAGTCCGAAGTCGCCGTCCACGTGGCCCGCAAGCGTGGCGAACAAGTGCCTGAGGCCCTGCTGGCGATCCAGGAGGCCGGACGTGAGGCGACCCGGGAACTGCGCGCCACCCTTCAGGCGCTGCGCGACGACGACACAACCCCGCCGCGCGGGCTTGACCACGTCCCGGAGCTGGTGGAACGAGCAAGTAGGACCGGCCTGGAAGCGACGCTGACGATCGAGGGACAGCGGCAGGACGTGCCGACCGCGGTGGGACGGACCGTCTACCGGATCGTTCAGGAGTCGCTGACCAACATCGCCCGGCACGCGGACGCCGGTACGGCGTCGGTCCGGATCGACTGCCGTACGGACGTTCTCGCGATACGCATCGATGACGACGGCAAGGCGACGCCGGACACTGCGCCGAAGCCCGGCGTCGGGCTGCTGGGCATGCGCGAACGCGTCACCGCCCTCGGCGGCCGACTGCGGGCGGAACCGCGAGGCGAGGGCGGCTTCACCATCCAGGCCGAACTCCCCTTGGACCGAACCTCATGA
- a CDS encoding GlxA family transcriptional regulator: MSDMQWPCTNPDPVRTGAAPGPHRIAVLALPGVPPFELGIPSRVFGSVLDTDGRPLYEVTVCTADGAPVLSDAGFTVQPAAGPEALAAADTVIVPPTHAMPELGRGGPLPPEVTTAIAGIRPGTRLVSICTGSYVLAAAGLLDGRPATTHWNLAPEFRRAYPHVKVDEEVLFVDDGDVLTSAGVAAGVDLCLHMIRRDHGAAAANRAARMCVVPPWRDGGQAQYIDRPVPEPTVATTTATRAWALEHLGEPLSLNRLAEHARMSLRSFTRRFRDEVGMTPVQWLTAQRLELAKQLLETTDLSIDLVAHRSGFGSANSLRAHMRATFGVSPAAYRRTFSPNDSATTSI, from the coding sequence ATGAGTGACATGCAGTGGCCGTGCACCAACCCCGACCCCGTCCGGACCGGCGCGGCACCGGGACCGCACCGCATCGCCGTCCTCGCCCTGCCCGGCGTCCCACCCTTCGAGCTTGGCATCCCCTCACGCGTCTTCGGCAGCGTCCTGGACACCGACGGACGCCCGCTGTACGAGGTCACCGTCTGCACCGCCGACGGCGCCCCGGTCCTCAGCGACGCCGGGTTCACCGTGCAGCCCGCAGCCGGCCCCGAGGCCCTGGCCGCCGCGGACACCGTGATCGTCCCGCCCACGCACGCCATGCCCGAGTTGGGCCGCGGCGGCCCGCTGCCGCCCGAGGTCACCACGGCCATCGCCGGCATCCGGCCCGGCACCCGCCTGGTGTCCATCTGCACCGGCTCCTACGTGCTGGCCGCCGCCGGGCTCCTCGACGGCCGGCCCGCCACCACCCACTGGAACCTGGCCCCCGAGTTCCGCCGCGCCTACCCCCACGTCAAGGTCGACGAGGAGGTGCTCTTCGTGGACGACGGCGACGTCCTGACCTCCGCGGGCGTTGCCGCCGGCGTCGACCTGTGCCTGCACATGATCCGCCGTGACCACGGCGCCGCCGCCGCCAACCGCGCCGCCCGCATGTGCGTCGTACCGCCCTGGCGGGACGGCGGGCAAGCCCAGTACATCGACCGCCCGGTCCCCGAACCCACCGTCGCCACCACCACCGCCACCCGCGCGTGGGCCCTGGAACACCTCGGCGAACCCCTCTCCCTGAACCGCCTGGCCGAACACGCCCGGATGAGCCTGCGCTCCTTCACCCGCCGCTTCCGCGACGAGGTCGGCATGACCCCCGTGCAATGGCTCACCGCACAACGCCTGGAACTGGCCAAGCAGTTGCTGGAGACCACGGACCTGTCGATCGACCTGGTCGCCCACCGCTCCGGCTTCGGCTCCGCGAACTCTCTGCGCGCCCACATGCGAGCGACCTTCGGTGTCTCACCCGCCGCCTACCGCCGCACCTTCAGCCCTAACGACTCTGCGACAACCAGCATCTGA